The Blastocatellia bacterium genome contains a region encoding:
- a CDS encoding helix-turn-helix domain-containing protein has translation MKRLDRYDLTALEQLCSQATDRRTRQRLKSIYLRGQGMAPTEIARILGRSPKTVRTWIKQFNLAGPEALKYKHTGGRTAKLNPEQEAALLTAIKEGRPDGRRWTLKALAEKVLAEYGVRLSQQQISARLRRHGLSRFLSKSARKQNAAGHASGPDPARRRDKDA, from the coding sequence ATGAAACGACTAGACCGCTACGATCTCACTGCCCTTGAGCAACTCTGCTCGCAAGCGACCGACCGCAGGACGCGCCAGCGCCTGAAGTCTATCTACTTACGCGGCCAGGGGATGGCCCCGACCGAAATCGCCCGCATTCTGGGCCGCTCGCCAAAAACCGTACGCACTTGGATCAAACAATTCAACCTTGCCGGGCCTGAAGCGCTAAAGTACAAGCATACGGGCGGACGCACCGCAAAGTTGAACCCTGAGCAGGAGGCGGCGCTGCTGACTGCCATCAAAGAAGGCCGCCCGGATGGCCGCCGCTGGACGCTGAAGGCCCTGGCTGAAAAGGTCCTTGCAGAGTACGGCGTCCGCCTGTCGCAGCAGCAAATCTCCGCGCGCCTCCGGCGGCACGGACTCAGCCGATTTCTCTCGAAATCGGCGCGAAAGCAAAATGCCGCAGGCCACGCGAGCGGGCCCGACCCTGCCCGGCGTCGCGATAAAGACGCATGA
- a CDS encoding glycosyltransferase — MARMVFIPFPETGHLYASFKLARQLKALGHEVTYLGISDFEAPVRLQQFQFQPLFPDTIAKGFISQHVASREVEPFAAILTAAQRGRQAADLMAELAQTVTSLRPNVLVIDLLLSMVALLSKQLKLASVFLNTQFYDPWEDARKAADYRRLLDVPELILCPQEFDFPRARMRDNCHYVEASIDQQRRDVAFPWERLDLHRPVIYCSLGSQSHLITGGRKVLQTVIDAISARQDWQLVLTTGAHLNPEDFGDVAPNIILVNRAPQLEVLQKTTLMITHGGFNTVKECIFYGVPMLVFPLIRDHPAVAARVVHHGLGLRGNINQISVEMIHSMIDEIARTPSFQTRCRQMGECFKQREAAADAVRLVLSQLRPEAAGPANEAAAAFSPKRRTAN; from the coding sequence ATGGCAAGAATGGTATTCATCCCGTTCCCCGAAACCGGGCACCTGTACGCCAGCTTTAAGCTGGCCCGGCAATTAAAGGCGCTCGGCCACGAGGTCACCTATCTGGGAATCTCGGATTTTGAAGCGCCCGTGCGGCTTCAGCAGTTCCAATTCCAACCGCTGTTTCCTGACACCATCGCGAAAGGGTTCATCAGTCAGCACGTCGCCAGCCGCGAGGTCGAACCTTTTGCGGCCATCCTAACCGCCGCCCAGCGAGGGCGGCAGGCCGCTGACCTGATGGCGGAATTGGCGCAGACTGTAACCAGCCTGCGGCCAAACGTACTGGTCATCGACTTGCTGCTTTCGATGGTGGCCTTGCTGTCCAAGCAGCTCAAGCTCGCCAGCGTCTTTCTGAACACGCAGTTTTACGACCCGTGGGAAGACGCGCGCAAAGCCGCAGACTACCGGCGGCTTCTGGACGTCCCGGAACTGATTTTGTGTCCGCAGGAATTCGACTTCCCGCGCGCCCGCATGCGAGACAACTGCCATTATGTCGAGGCTTCCATTGACCAGCAGCGGCGGGACGTCGCTTTCCCCTGGGAGCGGCTCGACCTCCACAGGCCGGTGATCTACTGCTCGCTGGGCAGCCAGAGCCATTTGATCACCGGCGGTCGGAAGGTCTTACAGACCGTCATCGACGCCATCTCGGCGCGCCAGGACTGGCAGTTGGTTCTGACCACTGGCGCGCACTTGAACCCCGAAGACTTCGGTGATGTCGCGCCCAACATCATCCTTGTCAATCGCGCGCCGCAGCTAGAGGTCTTACAGAAAACCACGCTGATGATCACACACGGCGGGTTTAACACGGTCAAGGAGTGCATCTTCTATGGCGTTCCCATGCTGGTATTCCCGCTGATTCGCGACCACCCGGCGGTCGCCGCTCGCGTCGTCCATCATGGACTCGGGCTGCGGGGAAACATCAATCAGATATCGGTCGAGATGATCCATTCGATGATCGACGAGATCGCACGCACCCCCTCTTTCCAGACGCGGTGCAGGCAAATGGGAGAATGCTTCAAGCAACGTGAAGCGGCAGCCGATGCCGTCCGCCTGGTACTCTCCCAGCTACGCCCTGAAGCGGCCGGGCCGGCGAACGAGGCCGCCGCGGCCTTCTCGCCGAAGCGGCGCACCGCAAACTGA